GCCTGAGCAGCCTCATACCATATTTCGCCACTGTTCATCGGGGTCTTGGTCAGTTCCATAAACAGGTCGTATGCTTTCTGATAGTCCTTTTTCAGGTAGTTGATTTTACCTTCCTGATGCTTGTAAAGCGGCTCTGCTTTGATACTATATGCTTTCTGTGCTTCCTGTAATGCCTTGTCTGCATTCCAAGCTGGGTAGATAGAATCGCCTACGTATGCTACTTTCTGATAGATGAGGTCTGCGAAATCGCCGTGAGCCTCATTTTTCTTGCTGCATTTCTTGATGCTTTCCAGCATCACTTTCTCTGCCTCTTCAAATTGCTGTTTGTTGACCAATAAGGCTGCCTTTTCCTTATAACCGAATGAGGATGTAGGGAACTTGCCGATAAACTCGTCTGCATATTTCATGTTGTCCTCAGCCGATTTCTGTCCTTTGCTTAGCGTCATCATCGTGATGGCATCTTCCTCTTTGTCTGGTAAGGCGGTGCGGATTCCGCTTTCTCGAAGGGCTGCGTCCAGGGTGGAGAGACCGGTTACATGCAGTTGTTTGGCATAGTTAGCATCGATGGCCGTAACGGTACCGTTGGAGTGCATGAGTCCGATTACTTGTCCGTCTTTATTGACAAATGGGCAACCGATAGCATTCTCTGGCATGGTATTGCTGAAAATATAGTAGTTGTAGGAGGTGTTAAACTGTTCTACGCTACTGATATCCTCTTGCTGGTATTGTGGTTTTTTGATTGAGTAAGGAACCAGCCATACCTTGTTGCCTGCTTCTGAAGCCTTGCTTGCAATCGGTGCAGCATTGGTATTACCGATGACTCTGAATTTAGCCATATCATACAATTCGTCAGCACCCATGATGGCATCTACTTCCATCGATTTGCCATTGGCATCTACTACGGTTGCCTTGGTAGCACCGATAAATGGCTTGAAGGTACTGATGGCAGTGCCCTTGTTGTCGATGAAGACGCCCTGGGTAGAAGCGATGATGCCTCCATCTTTATTGAAGGTGGTGAGTGAGAATACACTCTTGGCTACCTTCTGCACAGAACCCGGCTGTGCAAGGAGGGATGATGCTCCGACCATCCATCCTATCATTGTTATATATATTCTTTTCATATTCTTAATAATTCCTTGGCATTAGCGAGTGCTGCCTCACTGACATCACTTCCGCTGAGCATCTGAGCGATTTCCTGTATGCGTTCCTGCTGTGATAGTTCTGTCATGCGACTGATGGTTCCTTCATCGGTTTCTTCCTTGCTCACCTTGTAGTGGTGACTGCCCATGGCTGCTATCTGTGGCAGGTGGGTAATGGAAAGTACCTGTCGTTCGTGGTTGCCC
This is a stretch of genomic DNA from Segatella hominis. It encodes these proteins:
- a CDS encoding tetratricopeptide repeat protein, which codes for MKRIYITMIGWMVGASSLLAQPGSVQKVAKSVFSLTTFNKDGGIIASTQGVFIDNKGTAISTFKPFIGATKATVVDANGKSMEVDAIMGADELYDMAKFRVIGNTNAAPIASKASEAGNKVWLVPYSIKKPQYQQEDISSVEQFNTSYNYYIFSNTMPENAIGCPFVNKDGQVIGLMHSNGTVTAIDANYAKQLHVTGLSTLDAALRESGIRTALPDKEEDAITMMTLSKGQKSAEDNMKYADEFIGKFPTSSFGYKEKAALLVNKQQFEEAEKVMLESIKKCSKKNEAHGDFADLIYQKVAYVGDSIYPAWNADKALQEAQKAYSIKAEPLYKHQEGKINYLKKDYQKAYDLFMELTKTPMNSGEIWYEAAQAKSQLKAPYNELKILLDSAVSVGVRTKMAAPYYLARANFLDAQGKTREALADYNMYDSIARPIAPTFFYARYKCEMKLRQWQQALLDIARTCYLNPNEPTYFAEWASLDLRVKRYDEGISAAEACIRLAPEYADGYLLLGILQAEKGKKEEAKGNLLKAKELGDTRADEYLKKYKLN